Part of the Tenebrio molitor chromosome 4, icTenMoli1.1, whole genome shotgun sequence genome, CTTGTATCCGTCTCCCCACGGATTCTCCTCGACTTCTTCCACGAGTCTCGTCCATGCCGCCTCTTTTGACCTTTTTATTTCCAACTTCAGGTTTTTTGACGCTTCTTTGTATCCTTTTTGGGCTGAGTGGATTTCTCCTAACTCCTTCTTCTTCATGGCCCTTGTCAGTTGTCTTCTGGCACAGAGACAGGTCCTTCTGCTGCCAGCCACCTCCGCTGTCCACCAGTAGACCGGTCTGCGTCCATccgaaaattttctccttaGGGTGAGGTTACAGGCTCTTTGGATGGCCTCCACTAAACTCTTCGGATTCAGGTCTAGCAGTGCTTCCAATTGCCTTTTCACTTCCGAAAGGAGGCTTTCCTTTTTGTCCTCCTGCCACCACCATCCGGTGCTATTTGTTCTTGGAGCCTCCCCTTGTTCCCTAGCTCCTATTTGGAACGTTATGGGCCGATGGTCGCTGAGAGTGACGTTATCGTTCACCCTCCATCCACCTCCATCCACTGATCTTCTGTGCCAGCCCGGTAGAGGCACAGGTGATGTCGATGACCGACTCCCCCCGACCTCCAACGAAAGTCGCCTCCTCGCCCTGATTTTGTACGACCAAGTCGCACTCAGCGAGCAACTCGGCCAATGCTCTACCCCGCCGATCTTCAGTTCTGGAACCCCATGTCGGAGACTTTGAGTTAAAGTCCCCGGCCAGTAGGACCTCTGTGGAGCTGTTCCTGATACAGCTTCTCAAGTCTTCCAGAAATGCCTGGAATTCCTCATAGCTAGCATTTGGAGAAACGTAGCCGCTGATCATTCGGCACCCTCTCATTTCGGCCCAGACAAAGCCTTTTCCTGATCCGAAGCTATCCACCTTGTGCTCTCTATTTCTGACCCTTATCGCTGCGTCCAGTGTCCGATCCACGTACCACCCTCCtttttgtatgttttttttgtttggctCTGTGACCATCATGACGTCTGCTTTCGTCTCATCGGCCATCTTGTTCAGCAGATCATGGGACGTCTCACTGCGATTTACGTTTAGCTGGATTACTTTGGTCCTATTGCCCTGTTCTCCCCGTGTTTTTATTGCATTCGAAAGGACCGAGGCTCTCCGTCTTGGTCGCAGAGTACGCCGTGCCTCCTGAGGTGGTTCCGTACCTACTCCTGGCGGGCACCTGAAATGCCCGCCACCTCCTCGTTTTTTGGCGCGAAGGGACTCCGTCTTCTGGCTACCGCCAGCGCGTTCCTGAAGATTGTGCATCTACCTTCTCCTGCCTCGTGTCCAGTTTTTTGGCACAGCGGACAGTATGCCAGTTCCATGCAGTGCTTTTTGACGTGTCCCGTCTTTGCGCATTTCCTGCAGCTCTCGCTTCTATCTTCCTCTTCACAATCTCTAGCTTTGTGCCCGTACCCCCAGCACCGATAGCACTTCTCAAGGTCGAGTCTCTCCTGTGCGGCGCACAACGACAGTCCTACCCTCACAGTTCCCTCTTTAATTATCCTCCTAGCGTCTTCTTCTATGGCGGTTATCGTCGCCGTCTGACTTTCACCATACGCAGGCCTCAGCGCCTTCACCAGAAGTCTTTCCTTCCGTTTTATGAGTCCTGTTGCGATTACTGATTCTTTAACTTCTTCCTTGGTAGTCATGCTATCCAGGCCTCTTAGGTGTATTGTGATATCCTTTCCTTCCTTCATTGTTATTATTCTCCTATTTTGGAGAATCTCCTCCAGGGTCGATTTCAGTTTTCTTGTGCCCCCCTCTTTCAGTGTGAGTAGCGCTCCTCCTTTTAAGGTTTTCCTCACACCTTTTATCTCTTTTAATGTTTCTTTATCTACCATCTTTTCCCTCAAGGTTTTTAGCGTATCGGCGTACGTCGTCCCTTCCCCCTCAATTAGGATTGCTTCTCCGTtatatacttttttttgtatcacgtTCCCTCTCTCCGCATTTGCTGGTTTGTATATAGTCACTTGGGTGTTGGTATCGTGAAACACCGCTTCTGTCATTTTCCTCATTTTTTCCGTCTTTAGTCCCTGGGGCAGGGTTATGCCTATTTTTCCCATATCCATGTCGCTGCACATCGTCCTCGCGGTCGTGATCAGGTTATACACGTCGGTCTGATCGCTCTCGCTCTGTTTACTTGGGTCGTGAAAGAGGACTAtggtgttttttattttctttcttgcATCCGTGCCCACCCCGTACTTCACGGTCTGCTCAAGTGTGATGCAGCTGCCCCCTTCACACTTAGTTCTTGGAACCTCTTCGAGTTCCGGGTACCTGCTTTTAATTTGCTTGTACCACCTCTCCTGCTTGTCATCTCCGTCGCAGAAGTAGACGacattttctatattttttttcagtggGTTTCCACTCTCTACCGTGGTCATCTTGAAGCATTCTTCTTCCCATTCGTCGTCCTGTACGACGAGAAAATCTTCGTAAGTTTCGATTCTCTTGCATCGTAGGTCGAACTTTCCTGTTTGTGTGCTTCTTGTGCACGTGTTTCTTTCTTCCAGGTTTCCAAGTTCGAGgagttttttttccaaggccATGTTCGCCTGTCTGTGCTCAGCGATCTCTGTCTCCAATTCCATCATTCTCTTTTTATCATGTCTCGCCTCCACCGTGGTCATTCTTACGAAGCTACTAATCTCGTTAGCAAGTGCCTTGACTCGCTTGTGTACATTGCTATTTTCCCTGCCGAAGGTTACGAGCTCGTTAACCTTCTTACTGAGTTTCATCATTGTCGAGCTTGGTTCGAGATTTGCTTCATTCTTTTTGACGTTGTCTGATGAATCATTTTTCCCTTTCTTCGGAAGATTTTCGTCCCCGCTTTTTTGACTGCCTTCCGCTGCCTTTTCTTCGCTCTCTTGCCTGTTTTTCTTCTTCCTCTTTCCTGGTACGAAATCGTCGGGTGAACTTTCGAGAGTGATGCTGTCGTCCACTTCTGCGTCTTGTGCCGCGAAGGACAGGTCAAGAGAACCATGCCTTATTCGGAGATCCTTCCTAGGCCGGTCGAGTGACCCTTCCCTTTTTGGTGGGGTGTGTGCCACTTTACTTCTCCTCAAGAAGGGGTTTTCTTCTTCGCCTAACTCAGTCCTTTCGATTTCACCCTTTAGCGCTCCAGCCTGGGGCTCCGCTGTAAGGCCACGGTCCGTCATGGTCTTTtgatcttgtttttgttttgtttgattaACTTCCATTTTGTCTCCCACGAGTATGGGACGAAAGGAGGTCACTCCCAGGGTGACGCCCATCCCTAGGAGAAGGCATTTATACTACGGGGTGCGCCAGGTGCCCCGAAGGTTTTTGCGACTTCGCTGTCGGTTATTTTATGGAGGTTGCCTCCTCGCGGGCCGGCCGGTTAAGGCAAGCCCCCCGGCCGCGAGTCCTCACACGACGTACCCCTGCCACGCTCGCAAGGGTTGTTGAGGTGTGAGCCGCGGTTACGGTGTGTAACGATTAGTCCGCGTTCGACCAACCGTAGCTCGGATCTCCCCCGGGTTCGCCAGTTCCCGTGCCACGACTTTCGTGGTGGATCCTGAGGGTTGAGCCGTCCTTTGTTTTTCGCCGGTCCGCTCGACCCTTGCCGGCATGGGTGACCCTGCCAGGAGCGCGAAGCTCCCGCCGGCATCGCCCCGAGCATCACTCCGGTTACTTAAGCCCCTCCACCAACGACAAGGTCTCACGGCTCCTTGGAGGgggacctgacctgacctgacctgacctgacctgacctgacctgacctgacctgacctgacctgacctgacctgacctgacctgacctgacctgacctgacctgacctgacctgacctgacctgacctgacctgacctgacctgacctgacctgacctgacctgacctgacct contains:
- the LOC138128180 gene encoding uncharacterized protein, yielding MTDRGLTAEPQAGALKGEIERTELGEEENPFLRRSKVAHTPPKREGSLDRPRKDLRIRHGSLDLSFAAQDAEVDDSITLESSPDDFVPGKRKKKNRQESEEKAAEGSQKSGDENLPKKGKNDSSDNVKKNEANLEPSSTMMKLSKKVNELVTFGRENSNVHKRVKALANEISSFVRMTTVEARHDKKRMMELETEIAEHRQANMALEKKLLELGNLEERNTCTRSTQTGKFDLRCKRIETYEDFLVVQDDEWEEECFKMTTVESGNPLKKNIENVVYFCDGDDKQERWYKQIKSRYPELEEVPRTKCEGGSCITLEQTVKYGVGTDARKKIKNTIVLFHDPSKQSESDQTDVYNLITTARTMCSDMDMGKIGITLPQGLKTEKMRKMTEAVFHDTNTQVTIYKPANAERGNVIQKKVYNGEAILIEGEGTTYADTLKTLREKMVDKETLKEIKGVRKTLKGGALLTLKEGGTRKLKSTLEEILQNRRIITMKEGKDITIHLRGLDSMTTKEEVKESVIATGLIKRKERLLVKALRPAYGESQTATITAIEEDARRIIKEGTVRVGLSLCAAQERLDLEKCYRCWGYGHKARDCEEEDRSESCRKCAKTGHVKKHCMELAYCPLCQKTGHEAGEGRCTIFRNALAVARRRSPFAPKNEEVAGISGARQE